One stretch of Erythrolamprus reginae isolate rEryReg1 chromosome 7, rEryReg1.hap1, whole genome shotgun sequence DNA includes these proteins:
- the LOC139170600 gene encoding uncharacterized protein isoform X1 yields the protein MHFFGVGQTQHISFPINMKLLILVACLLNVVLTVPVGDRHSTRVTKRPETEHHGVRRRLEERHSTRVTKRPETEHHGVRRRVERSASASSEVRMGRLLPPRQQQDVPIGMNIPSLPIPIPIPVPLDPTAINAAGMPIAQYLVPGPAQFYPGFPGMAGFPPILGVSSQMAWMRNPNCPTEYPGLGKANRLEDLPGPHQL from the exons GTTTCCCTATCAACATGAAACTCTTGATTCTTGTTGCCTGCCTTCTGAATGTGGTGCTTACAGTCCCTGTCGGG GATAGACACTCAACAAGAGTCACAAAGAGACCGGAAACAGAACATCATGGTGTCAGAAGACGTCTTGAG GAAAGACACTCAACAAGAGTCACAAAGAGACCGGAAACAGAACATCATGGTGTCAGAAGACGTGTTGAG AGATCAGCAAGTGCCTCCAGTGAAGTG CGCATGGGTCGCCTCCTACCCCCTCGACAACAGCAAGATGTCCCTATAGGGATGAACATACCTTCTTTGCCAATACCG ATTCCTATACCAGTGCCTCTTGACCCAACTGCG ATAAATGCAGCAGGGATGCCGATTGCTCAATACCTA GTTCCAGGGCCTGCTCAG TTTTACCCTGGATTTCCTGGAATGGCG GGCTTTCCACCTATCCTAGGG GTATCTTCCCAAATGGCTTGGATGAGAAACCCTAACTGCCCCACAGAGTATCCTGGCTTGGGGAAAGCTAACCGCTTGGAAGATCTCCCTGGACCTCACCAGCTATGA
- the LOC139170600 gene encoding uncharacterized protein isoform X2: MKLLILVACLLNVVLTVPVGDRHSTRVTKRPETEHHGVRRRLEERHSTRVTKRPETEHHGVRRRVERSASASSEVRMGRLLPPRQQQDVPIGMNIPSLPIPIPIPVPLDPTAINAAGMPIAQYLVPGPAQFYPGFPGMAVRSPVQHIQGFPPILGVSSQMAWMRNPNCPTEYPGLGKANRLEDLPGPHQL; encoded by the exons ATGAAACTCTTGATTCTTGTTGCCTGCCTTCTGAATGTGGTGCTTACAGTCCCTGTCGGG GATAGACACTCAACAAGAGTCACAAAGAGACCGGAAACAGAACATCATGGTGTCAGAAGACGTCTTGAG GAAAGACACTCAACAAGAGTCACAAAGAGACCGGAAACAGAACATCATGGTGTCAGAAGACGTGTTGAG AGATCAGCAAGTGCCTCCAGTGAAGTG CGCATGGGTCGCCTCCTACCCCCTCGACAACAGCAAGATGTCCCTATAGGGATGAACATACCTTCTTTGCCAATACCG ATTCCTATACCAGTGCCTCTTGACCCAACTGCG ATAAATGCAGCAGGGATGCCGATTGCTCAATACCTA GTTCCAGGGCCTGCTCAG TTTTACCCTGGATTTCCTGGAATGGCGGTAAGATCTCCAGTCCAGCATATTCAG GGCTTTCCACCTATCCTAGGG GTATCTTCCCAAATGGCTTGGATGAGAAACCCTAACTGCCCCACAGAGTATCCTGGCTTGGGGAAAGCTAACCGCTTGGAAGATCTCCCTGGACCTCACCAGCTATGA